One Chryseobacterium sp. StRB126 genomic region harbors:
- a CDS encoding XRE family transcriptional regulator, with protein MSKFSDNIVFLRGKKNMTQQELADLLILTRSRYVAYEYGRTEPPIEILLRISKFYNISIDLLLTVDVRKFSIDELMELPENRIVLPIRVDQDGNNQIEIIPQKASMGYLNGYGDPEYIESLETISLPFLKGGKFRAFPADGDSMPPYKNGTYIVGKYVENLSDLKTDRTYVFITTNDGISYKRFQFHEADGIWVKADNQFYEPYKIPLPEIKEIWEFACSINTKEYEPDEFSEHHIQNFITEIKTDIRQIKEKMGDKN; from the coding sequence ATGTCAAAATTCTCTGATAACATCGTGTTTTTGAGAGGAAAGAAAAATATGACCCAGCAGGAGCTGGCAGATCTATTAATTCTTACCCGATCCAGATATGTCGCCTATGAATATGGCAGAACAGAACCACCTATTGAAATATTGCTTAGAATTTCAAAATTCTATAACATCAGCATCGATCTATTGTTGACTGTAGATGTCAGAAAATTTTCTATCGATGAACTCATGGAGCTTCCTGAGAATAGGATCGTTCTGCCTATAAGGGTTGATCAGGATGGAAACAATCAGATTGAGATTATTCCCCAAAAAGCTTCAATGGGTTACTTAAATGGCTATGGAGATCCTGAATACATTGAAAGTCTGGAGACCATATCATTACCTTTTTTAAAAGGTGGTAAGTTTAGGGCATTTCCAGCTGATGGGGATTCAATGCCTCCTTATAAAAACGGAACTTACATTGTAGGGAAATATGTCGAAAATCTTTCTGACCTGAAAACGGACAGAACTTATGTTTTTATTACCACTAATGATGGCATCAGTTATAAAAGGTTCCAGTTTCACGAAGCTGATGGTATCTGGGTAAAAGCTGACAATCAATTTTATGAACCTTATAAAATTCCATTACCTGAAATTAAAGAAATCTGGGAATTTGCCTGTAGTATTAATACCAAAGAATATGAACCTGATGAATTTTCAGAACATCATATTCAAAACTTTATCACAGAGATTAAAACTGATATCAGACAGATCAAAGAAAAGATGGGAGATAAGAATTGA
- a CDS encoding PKD domain-containing protein, with translation MRTHKKLNIVCLLLMVACAWMFNACAVEESIPVKADFSIKVVNNDFSVPVKVEITNKSTGADTYEWSFEGASVTSSAEKSPQPITYANLGVYKIKLKASNKDGNVDTKEIEVKADAAVIVDFDWQMQGSDISPVTLKMVNKSLGATQYLWEFESGNPATSNEENPNVVFTTPGDHVIKLTVSNGLETYSIQKTVNVKPAMTIDFNWSVDAIDNDYQAPVLLHLNNLSTNASSYEWTIAGGVPAVSTQVSPDVTLPAAGTYTIILKSTNDKETKTLQKQVTVLPDANLLSFSDIQLGINSAHAAVGCFFSSELGKVIKQGEVNQINGSKIDFAFFGLNSTFLYNQFVAPDEVQNTGFIAIPNASHTKVINSQESVGVQLSPSGFDTLDSGNNFSSINVAETNAGKAPFNNSIVPRVVLFQTADGRKGAIKIKNFVTNGPNSYVVVDIKVQKQP, from the coding sequence ATGAGAACTCACAAAAAACTAAACATAGTCTGCCTTCTCCTTATGGTTGCCTGTGCATGGATGTTTAATGCCTGCGCCGTAGAAGAAAGCATACCTGTAAAGGCTGATTTTAGTATAAAAGTGGTCAATAATGATTTTTCTGTTCCTGTAAAAGTAGAAATCACTAATAAATCTACAGGTGCAGATACTTATGAATGGTCATTTGAAGGAGCATCAGTCACTAGTTCTGCTGAAAAAAGTCCGCAGCCTATAACGTATGCCAATCTGGGTGTTTATAAAATAAAATTAAAAGCTTCCAACAAAGATGGAAATGTTGATACCAAAGAGATTGAAGTGAAGGCAGATGCAGCAGTAATCGTTGATTTCGATTGGCAGATGCAGGGAAGCGATATTTCTCCGGTTACCTTAAAAATGGTGAATAAATCTTTAGGAGCTACCCAATATCTTTGGGAATTTGAGAGTGGAAATCCAGCTACTTCAAATGAGGAAAATCCGAATGTAGTATTTACAACCCCTGGAGATCATGTGATTAAGCTGACTGTTTCCAATGGTCTGGAAACATATTCTATACAGAAAACGGTCAATGTAAAACCTGCTATGACAATAGATTTCAATTGGTCTGTGGATGCTATTGATAATGATTATCAGGCTCCTGTGTTGCTTCATCTTAATAATCTGTCAACCAATGCTTCATCCTATGAATGGACCATTGCAGGTGGAGTTCCGGCGGTCTCAACCCAAGTTAGTCCGGATGTTACGCTTCCTGCAGCGGGAACCTATACCATTATATTGAAATCTACCAATGATAAAGAAACCAAAACATTGCAAAAACAGGTAACTGTACTGCCAGATGCCAATTTATTGTCATTCAGTGATATTCAATTGGGAATTAACAGTGCTCATGCTGCTGTGGGATGCTTTTTCTCATCTGAGTTAGGAAAAGTGATTAAACAGGGAGAAGTAAACCAGATTAATGGTTCCAAAATAGATTTTGCCTTCTTTGGTCTGAATTCAACATTTTTGTATAACCAGTTTGTAGCACCGGATGAAGTTCAGAATACAGGTTTCATAGCCATTCCTAATGCTTCTCATACTAAAGTCATCAATTCACAGGAATCTGTAGGGGTACAACTCTCTCCATCAGGTTTTGATACCTTGGATTCCGGAAATAATTTCTCTTCCATCAATGTTGCAGAAACCAATGCCGGGAAAGCTCCATTCAACAATTCTATAGTGCCAAGAGTTGTTCTGTTCCAAACAGCAGACGGAAGAAAAGGAGCCATCAAAATCAAGAATTTTGTAACCAATGGACCCAATTCTTATGTAGTCGTGGATATTAAAGTACAAAAACAACCTTAA